The genomic interval GCCGGGGACCGGGTGCCCGGCTCGGGCGTGCTGCACGAACTGGAAGCGGGACTGACCCTGACCTGGCAGGACGTGCTGACCCTGATGGTCATCGTGAGCGACAACACCGCCACCAACCTGTTGATCGGGCGGCTGGGTCTGGACCAGGTGGGGGGCTGGCTGGAGGCGCGCGGGCTGGGCGATACCCGGCTGGTGGGTCCCCTCCAGCTCCCGCCCGAGCGGCGCAACGCGGCCCAGCGCCGGGGCGAGCGCAACCGGACCTCGGCCCGCGATCAGGTGGCGCTGCTGGCGGCCCTGGCCCGGGGTGACCTGCTCGATCCGGGCCACACGGCACTCGCGCTCTCCATTCTGGAGCGTCAGCAACTGCGCGACCTGCTGGGGCGGCATGTGCCGCGCGGCGCGGATGGGGAACCCCTCTACCGGGTCGCCAGCAAGAGCGGCGAGCTGGGGGGCGTTCATCACGACGTGGGGGTGCTGTTCACCCCGCGCCCGCTGGTGGTGGCCCTGCTGTCCGAGGGCGGCCTCGACCCCCGCGAACATCCCGACAACCGCGACGTGGGCCTGCTGGCCGCCTGCCTGTGGCCGCTGCTGGCTGGCCTGGGAGAAGTCCTCGCCCCGGGTCCCGGCTCCCGGCCTGTTCCGGCCCCCCACCCGGCCCCCGAATTGGCCTTCCAGGGGGACATTTAACCGCTCGGTCAGGCCTAGGCTGAGCGTGCAGAGGTCTGGCGGTTTTCGCCGTATGGCACGGCAGGAGAGGCAGATGGTGCGTGCTATGCTGGCCGCCATCCGGCTGCCTTGAGCAAGGCGAGAGGCGGGCAGAGAGAGGCACGTAGGCGCAAACTGGAGCAGGCCCCCTGAAGCGCGAGGAGAAGGAACGTGGAGAGAAACGACGCTGTTATGCCCTGGGTCGCCATCGTCAGTGCGGCCATCATGTGGATCATCCTGCTGTTCCTGTTCAACAAGGAGACAGCGCCCGAACCCGTCGTCGTGGACCCGGCAGTGGTCGCCACCATCAACCAGACGTGGCCGACCACCGGCAAGGCGGTCTTCACCTCGGCCGGCTGCGCGGGTTGCCACGGCGCGGAAGGTCAGGGCGGCGCGGGTCCGGTGCTGGCGGGCAACGAGCGCATCGTGGACGACCCGGTGTACGTGCACACCATCATCGTCAATGGCAAAGGCACCATGCCTGGTTTCGGGGAGCAGCTCAAGGAAGAAGAAATCTACGCGGTGGCGAACTACGTCCTGCACTCCTGGGGCAACGACATCGAGGAGCCGCTGACGCCCGCCACGGTGGCCGAGGGCCAGACCAAGATCGACCCAGCGGTCCTGAAAAACCGCAGCCGCTTCGTGCCCGAGGACATCAAGCTGCCCGAGATCTTCCTGGCGTCTTTCATCATGGTGCTGCTGACCTACGGCCTGATCGGCCTGTACAGCGTCTGGACCGAGGGCCAGGAGCTGCACCCCGGCATCCACAAGGTGCGCTCGACCCCGCTGGCGATGCTGGGCATGGTGGCGACCCTGGGCCTGGCCCTGCTGTTCAGCGTGCTGTTCGTGCGCCAGATGGTCATCGACTACGCCGCCTGGGCCAACCAGGAGATGCCCAACGTGGCGATGGAAGGCTTCTACGCCGCGATGATTCTGCTCATGCTGGCGCTGGCGACCGGCCTTTACAAGAAGTTCTTCATGGACGGCGAGGTGCTGGTCGAGGACGCCAGCGGCGAGTTCCCCTGGTAAGGCGCGTGGGCTGCGCGCCAGGACCGGCTTCCCCCCAAAACCCCCCACCCTGAACCCCTGATACGGAGGGCTGAGACATGACCCGCTTCAAGAGAAACGATCCCGAGATCACCCGCCGCAAGTTCATCAACGTGGCGATGGGCACCACCGCTGCGGTGGGCGGCGTGAGCCTGCTGAGCACCCTGGGCGCCGCCAACCCGGTCTTCCGTCTGACGCCCGACAAGATGCCCCCCCTCAAGGGCGACCTGCTGGTCCACGCCGAGGGCAGCAAGGAAGGCCGTCCGGTCCGGCTGGAGGACCTCAGCATCCAGCTGGTCCGCGCCTGGCCGATGGGCAAGAACGAAAACGGCGAGGACGTGATCCGCAAGGGCGACCCCAACAACATCCTCGCGCTGTACCGCTTTCCGCAGGGACAGCTGGTGGCGCCGACCAATCTGGAGGCCACCATCAACGGGCAGGTCGTCGCGTACAGCGATGTCTGCACGCACGCGGGCTGCTCGGTGTCCGACAGCGACGTGAACGCCGGAGAGATGCGCTGCCCCTGCCACTCCGGCCAGTACGATCCCAAACGCGGCGCGGTCGTCACCGGCGGTCCGCCTCCCCGTCCGCTCGCGCAGCTGCCCATCACGCAGCAGGGTGAGAATCTGGTGGTGTCCGGCTTCTTTCTGACCTACCCTTACCCCTTCACGAGTAAGGAAGAGTGGGAAAGCCATATTCAGGAAGTGGAGGAACAGCTCGCATGAACCAGTGGCTTGATGAGCGTCTGCACATTTCGCGCCTGAACGACAAGTTCCTGCGCAAGGCCTTCCCCGTCCACCACTCCTTTTTCCTGGGGGAGATCACCCTTTTTAGCCTGATCATCCTGATTCTGACGGGCATCCTGCTCGCGCTCTCCTACGAGCCGAGCAACAGCCTGGTCGTGAACTCCTTCGACCCCGGCACCGCTGACGCGCCGAACCTGATTCCGGCGGCCTACCACTCGGCGCTGAAGATCAACGCGCAACCCTTCGGCGACATGCTGCGCCGCATCCACCACTGGACGGCCAACATCATGGTCGCGGCGTCCGTGATCCACATGATGCGCGTGTACTTCACCGGGGCCTTCAAGAAGCCGCGCGAGATCAACTGGTGGATCGGCATGCTGCTGCTGATCTTTGCGGCGCTGACCGCCGTGACCGGCTACGTGCTGCCCTACGACAACTACGCCTACCAGACCCTCAAGGTGATCTACTCCATCGCCGCCTCGATTCCCTGGGTGGGCGAGTGGGTCGCGCAGGCCGCCTTTGCGGGCAAGTTCCCCGGCGACGGCGTGATTCCGCGCGTGTACGGTTACCACATCATGCTGCTGCCTGGCATCCTGCTCGGCCTGACCGCCGCGCACATGCTGATCATGATCAAGCAGAAGCACACCCAGCCGCAGTACGCCAAGCGCATCGCCTACAAGAAGATCGTCGGCGTGCCGCTGATGACCCAGCAGACCCCCATCATGCTGATGCTGACGCTGCTGTTCGCCGGCATCGTCGTGCTGTTCAGCGCCTTTATTCCGGTTCACCCGGTCGAGTACTTCGGTCCGCCCAGCACCACCCCCATCGAGAACATCAAGCCCGACTGGTACCTGCTGTGGGTCTTCGGCGCCCTGGCGATCATTCCCGGCGACCTGGGGTTCAGCCTGCTGGGTGGGGACATCAACTCGGAATTCCTCGGGGCCATCGTGCTGCCGACCCTGATTCTGGGCCTGATGTTCGCCGTGCCCATGCTCGACCGCAGCCGGGAGAACCTGTACTACGCCGAGAACCCCACCAACCACCCGGTGCGGCTCGGCCTGGGCGTGGGGTTCATGATGCTGCTGATCGTGTGGTCGGTGGCCGGGTACAAGCCCGAGCTGATCAGCGCCGGTATCCTCAGCAACACCAACGCCAACACGGTGCTGTGGATCGCGACCTTCCTGCTTCCGGCGCTGTCCTTTTTCGCGGTGCAGGGCATCGTACGCGGCATCCGCTCGCTGCGTGAGGCCGACGCGCGCGACCGCGCGACCTTCCAGGCTGCCGACGACTGAAGCCCCGCCTCAGCTGTTCGCACCGCCCCGGTTACCGTGTCCGGGGCGGTTTGCTGTGCTGCCGCTATGCTGGCAGGGTGGACGACAATGCGCTGGCCCGTTACCTCGCCCGGCAAGCCCAGGCGCTCGGCCTCGACCTCCGGACCCTGGACTGCGCCGGCCCCGAGGCGCTGAGGGCCTTCGCTGAAGCTAGCTTGCAGGAGCTGAGCGCCCGTGGCCTGCTGAGCGGCGAGGAGGCGGTGGGCTGCTGGAGCGCTCCCCGGTTCAGCGGGCATTAGGGCCAAGACGTTACAGAAATGGGGGAGAGGAACACAGGTTTCCTCTCCCCCGGAAGGGTACGCGCGGCCGAGGCGCCCGGTTCAGGCCTGGACGCGGGCAGGGCGCGGCGCGGCCACCGCCGCTTCACCCTGGCGGGCACCCGCCGCGTACCCGACCTGGGCACCGAACTGCCAGGCCAGCTTGATCATGAACTGAATGGCTTCCTCGTCACGGCTCTGAACCAGGGCGTGCAGGTGTTCGGGCAGACCGTCGGGAAGCGGCATGGCCTTGAGCTGCTCGCCGTACTCCGCGCGGAGCTGCTCGAACCACTCGGCGTAGGGGTTCGTCATGTCCTCAAGC from Deinococcus budaensis carries:
- a CDS encoding serine hydrolase; this encodes MTAPALTPAAWAATLRAHGYSGEVGLLVSDLTGRELYALNPDRVFPAASTIKVPLLVMALEEAQAGRLDLRGRVTLRAGDRVPGSGVLHELEAGLTLTWQDVLTLMVIVSDNTATNLLIGRLGLDQVGGWLEARGLGDTRLVGPLQLPPERRNAAQRRGERNRTSARDQVALLAALARGDLLDPGHTALALSILERQQLRDLLGRHVPRGADGEPLYRVASKSGELGGVHHDVGVLFTPRPLVVALLSEGGLDPREHPDNRDVGLLAACLWPLLAGLGEVLAPGPGSRPVPAPHPAPELAFQGDI
- a CDS encoding Rieske 2Fe-2S domain-containing protein, with the protein product MTRFKRNDPEITRRKFINVAMGTTAAVGGVSLLSTLGAANPVFRLTPDKMPPLKGDLLVHAEGSKEGRPVRLEDLSIQLVRAWPMGKNENGEDVIRKGDPNNILALYRFPQGQLVAPTNLEATINGQVVAYSDVCTHAGCSVSDSDVNAGEMRCPCHSGQYDPKRGAVVTGGPPPRPLAQLPITQQGENLVVSGFFLTYPYPFTSKEEWESHIQEVEEQLA
- a CDS encoding DdrH — protein: MTNPYAEWFEQLRAEYGEQLKAMPLPDGLPEHLHALVQSRDEEAIQFMIKLAWQFGAQVGYAAGARQGEAAVAAPRPARVQA
- a CDS encoding cytochrome c, with product MERNDAVMPWVAIVSAAIMWIILLFLFNKETAPEPVVVDPAVVATINQTWPTTGKAVFTSAGCAGCHGAEGQGGAGPVLAGNERIVDDPVYVHTIIVNGKGTMPGFGEQLKEEEIYAVANYVLHSWGNDIEEPLTPATVAEGQTKIDPAVLKNRSRFVPEDIKLPEIFLASFIMVLLTYGLIGLYSVWTEGQELHPGIHKVRSTPLAMLGMVATLGLALLFSVLFVRQMVIDYAAWANQEMPNVAMEGFYAAMILLMLALATGLYKKFFMDGEVLVEDASGEFPW
- a CDS encoding cytochrome b, which encodes MNQWLDERLHISRLNDKFLRKAFPVHHSFFLGEITLFSLIILILTGILLALSYEPSNSLVVNSFDPGTADAPNLIPAAYHSALKINAQPFGDMLRRIHHWTANIMVAASVIHMMRVYFTGAFKKPREINWWIGMLLLIFAALTAVTGYVLPYDNYAYQTLKVIYSIAASIPWVGEWVAQAAFAGKFPGDGVIPRVYGYHIMLLPGILLGLTAAHMLIMIKQKHTQPQYAKRIAYKKIVGVPLMTQQTPIMLMLTLLFAGIVVLFSAFIPVHPVEYFGPPSTTPIENIKPDWYLLWVFGALAIIPGDLGFSLLGGDINSEFLGAIVLPTLILGLMFAVPMLDRSRENLYYAENPTNHPVRLGLGVGFMMLLIVWSVAGYKPELISAGILSNTNANTVLWIATFLLPALSFFAVQGIVRGIRSLREADARDRATFQAADD